A region of Sesamum indicum cultivar Zhongzhi No. 13 linkage group LG7, S_indicum_v1.0, whole genome shotgun sequence DNA encodes the following proteins:
- the LOC105165883 gene encoding uncharacterized protein LOC105165883 yields the protein MAQKYIDEEEMNAMKDNDWTRDPGRSRGERSRDGKQFHKDKGHNTEDCYQLRDEIERLVRQGYFKHLIDKSIETRGRSRSRSRERHQRDEVGTSGARDNAPTKGVIHTISGRPTAGDSMRARKKYARESRFKHGELMMHVENQESIVFGDEDLSSDSFDQNDPMVIKMDIANYHVHKVLIDNGSSVDIIFSNVLRKMDLGSVRLKPVRTPLVGFGGSEVVPEGVIELPVSLGEKT from the exons ATGGCACAAAAATACATCGACGAGGAAGAGATGAATGCCATGAAGGACAATGACTGGACGAGGGACCCAGGACGATCGAGAGGAGAACGATCAAGAGATGGTAAGCa GTTCCATAAAGACAAAGGCCATAATACGGAAGACTGCTATCAATTGAGAGATGAGATCGAACGGTTGGTAAGACAAGGTTATTTTAAACATCTCATTGACAAGAGTATAGAGACACGCGGACGGAGTAGATCCCGGAGTCGTGAAAGGCATCAAAGAGATGAGGTAGGAACAAGTGGAGCACGGGACAATGCACCCACAAAGGGTGTTATCCATACCATCTCTGGCAGACCAACAGCTGGAGATTCCATGAGGGCAAGGAAAAAGTATGCCAGGGAAAGCAGATTCAAGCATGGGGAACTAATGATGCATGTGGAAAACCAGGAAAGCATTGTCTTTGGAGACGAGGATTTGAGCTCAGATTCTTTCGACCAGAATGACCCCATGGTCATAAAAATGGACATTGCCAACTATCATGTACACAAAGTGTTGATAGATAATGGTAGTtctgttgatattatttttagcaATGTTCTCAGGAAAATGGATTTGGGCAGCGTGAGATTGAAGCCGGTTCGAACACCTTTGGTTGGATTTGGAGGCAGTGAGGTTGTTCCTGAAGGTGTAATTGAGCTGCCAGTTTCGTTGGGGGAAAAAACCTAG